The following proteins are co-located in the Paludibaculum fermentans genome:
- a CDS encoding DinB family protein yields MTTRAAIAESRAFASWQDYQEALKRAIAPLTGEQLAQRLPPSRRSAGEIAEHIVFGRALHLTRILGSDAAELAPYQRWEDEGDPPRTAAEIVQGLEATWQIIENRLLRGSADDTLTGGESELIRTIWGLLDHDLPHAGQLSLLLRAAGNPGVEI; encoded by the coding sequence ATGACAACAAGGGCTGCAATCGCGGAGTCGCGCGCTTTCGCCAGTTGGCAGGACTACCAGGAAGCGCTCAAACGCGCCATCGCGCCCCTGACCGGGGAGCAACTGGCGCAGCGGCTTCCGCCAAGCCGCCGGTCGGCGGGTGAGATCGCCGAGCACATCGTCTTTGGGAGAGCCCTGCATCTGACCCGAATCCTGGGATCCGACGCAGCAGAGCTGGCGCCGTATCAGCGCTGGGAAGACGAAGGCGACCCACCACGGACTGCGGCCGAGATTGTCCAAGGGCTGGAGGCGACGTGGCAAATCATCGAGAACCGGCTCCTGCGCGGCTCCGCAGACGACACGCTCACTGGGGGCGAGTCAGAGCTGATCCGAACGATCTGGGGCCTTCTGGACCACGACCTCCCGCACGCCGGACAACTGTCGCTCCTGCTACGTGCAGCGGGCAATCCAGGAGTAGAAATCTAG
- a CDS encoding DEAD/DEAH box helicase, giving the protein MLLQQRRWFDALTQDRTENANTLEKPSMRGVQRSVVDKYSDQAHFIHELLQNGDDARATSASFVLTRDGLVFKHDGDTRFSISDPATEETDSESGALGHVNAITSIANSNKTAASIGKFGVGFKSVFQYTKTPHIYDPDFWFRIERFIVPHALDSDFVGRQDHETIFWLPFDDERKRPVECRDEIAEKLKSLIFPTLFLSKIGSVSWKVNDEAGLYSKQVIRTVQRHDLTARLVRLASTVARQTTEQDIWLFSRAPNQGLPVCVGFSVCDGKLRATSQPAFCFFPTKESTNLSFMVHAPFLLTDSREGIKAGEKHNQDMVEQLARLAADSLPVLRDEQLIDDGVLDIVPYDDAHFSDPKDRSRISFRPFYDAIKERLKNDTLLPAADGAYSDKSRSYWASDTELVELFSDEQLARLTGTKGAHWVFRSLGKKEVLSAKKNALSDYIDGGDARAWMRREPNLILASLDPEAVLKRLTAEFIRIQAHDWLHRLYAYLSERESYRRLVKDRPIFLDQGGNAVPAFDSSGQLVLFLPDDDIDGYTTIKKEFLSNKDTFVFIEKFGITKPSLRDDIYNKILPQYRTNERIDTTPDFMKFFRYFKECKNEDVGSFIQLIVDKAFLKYTTANDDTVYLGRGRDIYLPTEELKSWFQPKPDSKFLLLDEYRNAVGEKDEVRLDEFLMRLGVEKSPRIVSSRSDLSWSEVNRRGWTTEGRNHTFDDKAIDGCKEVIKDINPARSLLLWRIAQSKMQSLDGVHSWVCYNKSRSERLPSTETVRLRTEKWILNKSDELVSASEATVQTLSDEYDATGAAAESFVKFLVIRDESLGTAQLSDEQKRKIKLAEDIEQSGLSEEELRAAISDAARRKRETGDDSADRNRGNNPETAPAERQVLRGICTRIDVKKDKPVDRPDSGNQRPAPPLTEPDADADDFRPRPVDYSKKIDRAKDRLADEINRLEREQELSDKAASLPKYSYGWFLALLELECMASADRNADGETLSIRFGKVERDGRSTRTVILKEPDRFIPQSIEEFSGVRVDLQFGDGTRGKLQVDSFTAREFSLEGKLDSSDEVEGIDLSMVVEARIDVQNPSFLLQSLLQRFRSLGCDEKYDMKAGLPENIEFVFGPPGTGKTTHLAERVLLPLMNGAEPARVLVLAPTNKAADVLIARILDAMGTDTSNKEWLVRFGTSSDERIERAGVWRDRSFDIFGLSRSVVVTTVARFAYDGFTVDKGRLYEIDWDVIVMDEASMIPIASVVYPIYAKVPDKFIIAGDPFQIEPIVAVEQWKDENIYTLTGLCRPGSFRRPVTEPHSFKVTHLKTQFRSISDVGEVFSRFTYDGMLSHYRGPSPLRVLRVNGVDAKPLNLIKVPVSKYESIYRPRRLKTGTPYQTYSALFSFEFMCHLAGQVAADGCGGSPFKIGIIAPYRAQANIIDKLVDSWDDRPDGVAVQVGTIHGFQGDECDAIIAVFNPPPSISANPQMFLNRHNILNVAISRARDYLFIIMPDERTENIQNLQKVAMIERLVKERTGAYSEWAANQLEEMILGSMSYLEDNTFSTGHQMVNVYQRAERHYEVRCDESAVDVQISIPAGADE; this is encoded by the coding sequence ATGCTCCTCCAGCAGCGACGGTGGTTCGACGCCTTGACGCAGGACCGCACCGAGAATGCGAACACGCTGGAGAAGCCTTCCATGCGTGGCGTTCAACGGAGCGTGGTGGACAAGTACTCCGATCAGGCGCACTTCATTCACGAGCTGCTCCAGAACGGCGACGACGCCAGAGCGACATCCGCATCGTTCGTCCTGACGCGAGATGGCTTGGTTTTCAAGCATGACGGAGACACACGGTTCTCGATTTCGGATCCGGCAACGGAGGAAACCGATTCGGAAAGCGGAGCGTTGGGGCATGTCAATGCCATTACCTCAATCGCCAACTCCAACAAGACCGCAGCCTCCATCGGTAAGTTCGGAGTCGGATTCAAGTCTGTCTTCCAATACACGAAGACCCCGCACATCTACGACCCCGATTTTTGGTTCCGGATTGAGCGCTTCATTGTCCCGCACGCATTGGATTCCGATTTCGTTGGTCGACAGGATCACGAGACCATCTTCTGGCTGCCGTTCGACGACGAAAGGAAGCGGCCCGTCGAATGCCGCGATGAAATCGCCGAGAAGCTGAAGTCGCTGATCTTTCCGACACTGTTTCTCTCCAAGATCGGATCGGTCTCTTGGAAGGTGAACGACGAAGCTGGCTTGTATTCAAAGCAGGTCATACGGACGGTACAGCGTCACGACCTGACTGCCAGACTCGTCAGATTGGCGTCTACAGTAGCGCGACAAACAACGGAGCAGGACATCTGGCTGTTTTCGCGCGCCCCGAACCAGGGACTTCCAGTTTGCGTTGGCTTTTCGGTCTGCGATGGAAAACTGAGAGCCACGTCTCAACCCGCTTTCTGCTTCTTCCCTACCAAAGAGTCTACGAATCTCAGTTTCATGGTTCATGCTCCGTTCCTGCTGACGGACAGCCGTGAAGGAATCAAGGCCGGGGAGAAGCACAACCAGGACATGGTGGAGCAACTAGCCCGCCTTGCAGCCGACAGCCTGCCCGTTCTGCGCGACGAGCAGTTGATAGATGATGGCGTCCTCGACATCGTCCCATACGACGACGCGCACTTCAGCGATCCAAAGGACCGGAGCCGAATTTCGTTCAGGCCATTCTACGATGCCATCAAGGAGCGGCTGAAGAACGACACGCTTCTGCCCGCAGCCGATGGCGCGTATTCCGACAAGAGCCGATCTTATTGGGCATCCGACACGGAACTGGTCGAGCTGTTTTCCGATGAGCAACTTGCTCGCCTTACCGGCACTAAAGGCGCTCACTGGGTCTTTCGGAGCTTAGGCAAAAAGGAGGTTCTGAGTGCGAAGAAGAACGCGCTTTCAGACTACATCGACGGCGGTGACGCCCGCGCGTGGATGCGCCGAGAGCCAAACCTGATTCTCGCAAGCCTCGACCCCGAGGCCGTTCTCAAGAGACTGACAGCGGAATTCATCCGAATACAGGCACACGACTGGCTGCATCGTCTTTATGCCTATCTATCCGAGCGCGAATCCTATCGAAGGCTCGTGAAGGATCGTCCGATCTTTCTCGACCAAGGCGGCAACGCAGTACCGGCATTTGACTCCAGCGGCCAGCTTGTCCTGTTCTTGCCAGACGACGACATCGACGGCTACACGACTATCAAGAAGGAATTCCTGTCGAACAAGGATACCTTTGTCTTTATCGAGAAGTTTGGGATCACGAAGCCGAGCCTTCGCGATGACATCTACAACAAAATCCTTCCTCAGTACCGCACCAACGAGCGCATCGACACCACTCCCGACTTCATGAAGTTCTTTCGCTACTTCAAAGAATGCAAGAACGAAGACGTCGGCAGCTTCATTCAGTTGATCGTCGACAAGGCATTTCTGAAGTACACCACCGCCAACGATGACACCGTGTATCTCGGTCGCGGCAGGGACATCTACCTGCCCACGGAAGAATTGAAGTCATGGTTTCAACCAAAGCCGGACAGCAAGTTCTTGCTTCTGGATGAGTACCGAAACGCGGTCGGCGAGAAAGACGAGGTGCGACTTGACGAGTTCCTGATGCGCCTCGGAGTCGAGAAGTCCCCTCGTATTGTAAGTTCACGGTCAGACCTGAGCTGGTCCGAGGTAAATCGACGCGGTTGGACTACGGAGGGACGTAACCACACGTTCGATGACAAAGCTATAGATGGTTGCAAGGAAGTCATTAAGGACATCAATCCGGCTCGCTCCCTGCTTCTGTGGCGGATTGCCCAGAGCAAGATGCAGTCCCTGGATGGCGTTCATTCCTGGGTCTGTTACAACAAGAGTCGCTCAGAGCGCCTCCCATCGACAGAAACGGTCCGACTGCGGACTGAGAAGTGGATATTGAACAAGTCCGATGAGCTGGTCTCTGCCAGCGAGGCAACCGTCCAGACGCTCTCGGACGAGTACGATGCGACGGGCGCCGCGGCAGAGTCGTTTGTCAAGTTCCTGGTCATCCGCGACGAATCGCTGGGTACGGCGCAATTGAGCGACGAGCAGAAACGCAAGATCAAACTGGCGGAGGATATCGAGCAGTCGGGGCTGTCCGAAGAAGAACTGCGCGCAGCGATCAGCGATGCCGCCAGGCGGAAGAGAGAGACTGGGGATGACTCCGCAGACAGAAATCGCGGCAACAACCCTGAGACAGCCCCGGCTGAGCGCCAGGTACTTCGAGGTATCTGTACTCGAATTGATGTCAAGAAGGACAAGCCTGTAGACAGGCCGGACAGCGGGAACCAGCGCCCAGCCCCGCCCCTGACCGAGCCGGATGCTGACGCGGACGACTTCAGGCCACGCCCTGTGGATTACAGCAAGAAGATCGACCGCGCGAAGGATCGCCTCGCCGACGAGATCAATCGATTGGAGCGCGAACAGGAGTTGTCGGACAAGGCCGCGTCTCTGCCGAAGTACAGCTATGGCTGGTTCCTCGCTCTGCTGGAACTAGAGTGCATGGCCAGCGCTGACAGAAATGCGGACGGTGAGACTCTCTCCATCCGTTTCGGAAAGGTTGAGCGCGACGGAAGATCGACGCGGACCGTCATTCTCAAGGAACCAGACCGTTTTATTCCTCAATCTATCGAGGAGTTCTCCGGCGTCCGCGTCGACCTCCAGTTCGGTGACGGAACCCGGGGCAAGCTACAGGTTGACTCATTCACGGCAAGAGAGTTTTCTCTCGAGGGCAAACTGGACTCCTCGGACGAGGTGGAGGGCATCGACTTGAGCATGGTCGTAGAAGCCCGCATCGACGTTCAGAATCCCTCCTTCCTCCTCCAATCATTGCTACAACGATTCCGGTCGCTCGGGTGCGATGAAAAGTACGACATGAAAGCAGGCTTACCCGAGAACATCGAGTTCGTGTTTGGACCGCCTGGAACCGGCAAGACCACTCATCTGGCTGAGCGAGTGTTGCTGCCGCTGATGAATGGAGCCGAGCCGGCACGTGTTCTGGTGCTTGCGCCGACAAACAAAGCGGCGGATGTGCTGATCGCCCGCATTCTCGATGCCATGGGGACCGATACGAGCAACAAAGAATGGCTCGTACGCTTCGGCACGTCGTCGGATGAGCGAATCGAACGTGCCGGCGTCTGGCGCGATCGCTCCTTCGATATTTTTGGCTTGTCGCGTTCGGTCGTGGTCACGACCGTGGCCCGCTTCGCCTACGATGGCTTCACAGTGGATAAGGGAAGGCTCTATGAGATCGATTGGGATGTCATCGTCATGGACGAGGCCTCTATGATTCCGATTGCGAGTGTTGTCTACCCGATCTACGCTAAGGTCCCTGACAAATTCATCATCGCTGGCGACCCCTTCCAGATTGAGCCAATTGTTGCCGTTGAGCAGTGGAAGGACGAGAACATCTACACCCTAACGGGATTATGCAGACCAGGCTCTTTTCGTCGTCCCGTGACAGAGCCACACAGTTTCAAAGTTACCCATTTGAAGACCCAGTTTCGCAGTATTTCCGACGTTGGTGAGGTCTTCAGCCGTTTCACCTACGACGGGATGCTATCGCACTACCGCGGGCCTTCACCGCTGCGCGTCTTGCGAGTGAACGGCGTCGACGCAAAGCCGCTCAACCTCATTAAGGTCCCCGTCAGCAAGTATGAGAGCATTTACCGACCCAGACGGTTGAAAACCGGAACGCCCTACCAGACCTATTCGGCGCTGTTCTCGTTTGAGTTTATGTGTCATCTCGCAGGGCAGGTAGCGGCTGACGGGTGCGGCGGTTCTCCGTTCAAAATCGGCATCATCGCCCCTTACCGAGCTCAGGCGAATATTATCGACAAACTGGTGGACTCATGGGATGACAGACCAGATGGGGTGGCCGTGCAGGTCGGCACCATTCACGGGTTCCAAGGCGACGAGTGCGACGCGATCATTGCAGTGTTCAACCCTCCACCGAGCATTTCAGCGAATCCGCAGATGTTCCTGAACCGGCACAATATTCTCAATGTTGCCATCAGCCGCGCGCGGGACTACCTATTCATCATCATGCCCGACGAGCGGACGGAGAACATTCAGAATCTGCAAAAAGTCGCCATGATCGAGCGCCTCGTCAAAGAGCGAACTGGGGCGTACTCCGAGTGGGCCGCAAACCAGCTCGAAGAAATGATCTTGGGCAGCATGTCATATCTCGAAGACAATACCTTTTCGACCGGGCATCAAATGGTGAATGTCTACCAGCGAGCTGAACGACATTACGAGGTTCGGTGCGATGAGTCCGCCGTGGATGTGCAGATTTCAATTCCAGCGGGGGCAGACGAGTGA
- the greB gene encoding transcription elongation factor GreB, translating to MRTAFTRQPQPDKPESPGKNYITPGGLKRLTDEYHFLVTRERPAVTEMVSWAAANGDRSDNADYKYGKRRLRQIDGRIRFLRKRIEAAEVVDPGAPRSERASARVFFGATVRYADAKGAEHVVSIVGSDEVDLHRNHISWLSPLGHALLKSAEGDRVELMAPGGTTDLIVLEVRYESIAVEPFSEPPFAESSSKGFSRNSDRPGRSS from the coding sequence GTGCGAACAGCGTTTACTCGACAACCCCAACCGGACAAACCCGAATCGCCGGGCAAGAACTACATCACGCCAGGCGGCCTGAAGCGTCTCACTGACGAATATCACTTTCTCGTCACCAGGGAACGCCCGGCCGTCACAGAGATGGTGTCGTGGGCAGCCGCCAACGGCGATCGCAGCGATAACGCGGACTATAAGTACGGGAAGCGGCGCCTGCGTCAGATCGATGGCCGGATTCGCTTTCTCCGCAAGCGCATTGAAGCCGCGGAAGTGGTCGACCCGGGCGCTCCGAGATCGGAGCGGGCCTCGGCAAGGGTATTCTTTGGAGCCACTGTGCGCTATGCCGACGCCAAGGGTGCCGAACATGTGGTCAGTATCGTGGGTTCCGACGAGGTCGATCTCCACCGCAACCACATCAGTTGGCTCTCGCCGCTGGGACACGCCTTGCTGAAGTCGGCGGAAGGCGACCGCGTAGAACTCATGGCGCCGGGCGGCACAACCGACCTGATCGTACTGGAAGTGCGTTATGAGAGCATCGCGGTCGAACCATTCAGTGAACCGCCTTTTGCCGAATCCTCGTCAAAGGGGTTTTCTCGCAATTCCGATCGCCCTGGCCGAAGCTCGTAA
- a CDS encoding CPBP family intramembrane glutamic endopeptidase has translation MAARPNLSGLYLSLIAGEWALVYYVWKVGLRRTGTTIGELIGGKWASPKAALLDVLWAGGLWTLWKGAYFVWWTWFGTGHSTSISRLMPQGATESTLWVLLSISAGISEELVFRGYFQRQFLAWTGRVSVAVLLQVMLFGIAHGYQGVQNCLAIAAYGALFTLLALYRKSLRPGILAHAWTDIAGGLLR, from the coding sequence GTGGCAGCCAGACCCAATCTCTCTGGGCTCTACCTGTCACTAATTGCCGGAGAGTGGGCCCTGGTGTATTACGTTTGGAAGGTGGGCCTTCGCCGCACCGGTACAACGATTGGCGAGTTGATTGGCGGGAAGTGGGCAAGCCCGAAAGCCGCCTTGCTGGATGTGCTTTGGGCCGGCGGCCTTTGGACGCTGTGGAAGGGCGCATATTTCGTATGGTGGACGTGGTTTGGAACCGGACACAGCACGTCGATCTCCCGACTAATGCCGCAGGGGGCAACGGAATCGACATTGTGGGTGCTGCTGTCCATCAGCGCAGGGATCTCAGAGGAACTTGTTTTCCGCGGTTACTTCCAGCGTCAGTTCCTGGCTTGGACTGGGCGCGTCTCAGTGGCGGTACTCCTCCAAGTGATGTTGTTCGGCATTGCTCACGGCTACCAAGGAGTACAAAACTGCCTGGCGATCGCGGCCTATGGCGCCCTCTTTACGCTGCTTGCTCTTTACCGCAAGAGCCTGCGGCCCGGAATCCTGGCGCACGCCTGGACGGATATCGCGGGCGGCCTTCTGCGCTGA
- a CDS encoding PF20097 family protein, with product MMESHNQCPKCNGEMEQGFILDHKDHASSVVAQWQPGEPQKSFWRGVQSKDGPHYEITTYRCTGCGYLESYAK from the coding sequence ATGATGGAATCTCACAATCAGTGTCCGAAATGCAACGGCGAAATGGAACAAGGGTTTATTCTCGACCACAAAGATCACGCATCCAGCGTTGTGGCGCAATGGCAGCCGGGCGAACCGCAGAAGTCTTTTTGGCGCGGAGTACAGTCCAAGGACGGTCCGCACTATGAGATCACGACTTATCGTTGCACGGGATGCGGCTATCTAGAGTCGTACGCGAAATAG
- a CDS encoding anti-sigma factor: protein MTNIPKEVVLDLLPLYFANETSPETRDWLESYLDQNPELAEQARRQRISSEILGPALPPPLSPEVEMLVLRRTQRMLAALRWLFALAIAFTAIALAVEITFRPLHVRLLLFHYPARLGPALVAGAVCWIAYFALKRRLRTTGV, encoded by the coding sequence ATGACGAACATTCCGAAGGAAGTAGTTCTAGACCTGTTACCGCTTTATTTCGCCAATGAGACCAGTCCGGAAACGCGGGACTGGCTGGAATCTTACCTCGACCAGAATCCCGAACTCGCTGAGCAAGCGCGCCGGCAGCGCATCAGCAGTGAAATTCTCGGTCCGGCTTTGCCGCCGCCGCTTTCGCCGGAGGTGGAGATGCTCGTCTTGCGCCGCACGCAACGCATGCTGGCTGCCCTGCGCTGGCTGTTTGCTTTGGCTATAGCGTTCACGGCGATCGCCCTGGCGGTGGAGATCACGTTCCGCCCCCTCCACGTCCGGCTTCTGCTGTTCCATTATCCTGCCCGCCTTGGACCGGCCCTTGTGGCTGGAGCTGTGTGCTGGATCGCCTATTTCGCCTTGAAACGGCGCCTTCGGACGACGGGGGTATAG
- a CDS encoding glutamine--tRNA ligase/YqeY domain fusion protein — protein MPNDDSAGNKPVNGNEGASEAQPRPSNFIRDIILKDIASGKHDGRVQTRFPPEPNGYLHIGHAKSICLNFGLAAEFNGKCNLRFDDTNPCKEEVEYVDSIIEDVRWMGFQPDGVYYASDYFGQLHAWAIDLIKAGKAYVCDLTAEEVRKYRGTLSEPGTESPYRNRTIEENLDLFERMGKGEFPDGTRTLRSKIDMTSPNLNMRDPVMYRILHADHHRTGGTWCIYPMYDFTHGQSDSIEKISHSICTLEFEDHRPLYDWYIESLGIFPPQQIEFDRLNLTYTLLSKRKLLALVQNKVVSGWDDPRMPTLSGIRRRGYTPEAMRTFCSRIGVSKTNGTIELGLLEHAVREDLNKRAARVMAVLKPIKVIIDNYPEGQVEEMEAVNNPEDESMGTRQVPFSREIYIEQDDFREVPPKGYYRLSPGKEVRLRYAYLITCTSVLKNQAGEVVEVHCSYDPATRGGNTPDGRKVKSTIHWVSAPHAISAEVRMYENLFSKEDPNDVAEGRDWMDNLNPHSLEVVTGGKLEPSLSDAAPGNRYQFERLGYFCADTDSKPGSLVFNRTVGLRDSWAKIEKAQNQKEKGS, from the coding sequence ATGCCCAACGACGACTCAGCAGGGAACAAACCGGTGAACGGGAACGAAGGCGCCTCTGAAGCGCAGCCGCGCCCGTCTAACTTCATTCGCGACATCATCTTGAAGGACATCGCCAGCGGCAAGCACGACGGCCGTGTCCAGACGCGCTTTCCCCCTGAGCCCAACGGCTACCTCCACATCGGTCACGCCAAGTCCATCTGCCTCAACTTCGGCCTCGCGGCTGAGTTCAACGGCAAATGCAACTTGCGCTTCGACGACACCAACCCCTGTAAGGAAGAGGTGGAATACGTCGATTCGATCATCGAGGACGTCCGTTGGATGGGCTTCCAGCCGGACGGTGTCTACTACGCCTCCGATTACTTCGGCCAGCTCCACGCCTGGGCCATCGATCTCATCAAGGCCGGTAAGGCCTATGTGTGCGACCTGACCGCAGAAGAGGTCCGCAAATATCGCGGCACGCTCTCTGAGCCCGGCACCGAAAGCCCCTATCGCAACCGCACCATCGAAGAGAATCTCGATCTCTTCGAACGCATGGGCAAGGGCGAGTTCCCCGACGGAACCCGCACGCTCCGCTCAAAGATCGACATGACCTCGCCGAACCTGAACATGCGCGATCCCGTGATGTACCGCATCCTCCATGCGGATCACCACCGCACGGGCGGCACATGGTGCATCTACCCGATGTACGACTTCACCCACGGCCAGTCCGATTCCATCGAGAAGATCAGCCACTCCATCTGTACGCTCGAGTTCGAGGATCACCGGCCCCTGTACGACTGGTACATCGAGAGCCTCGGCATCTTCCCGCCGCAACAGATCGAGTTCGACCGCCTCAACCTGACCTACACTCTGCTCAGCAAGCGCAAGCTCCTGGCGCTCGTTCAGAATAAGGTGGTCTCCGGCTGGGACGACCCGCGCATGCCCACGCTCAGCGGCATCCGTCGCCGCGGCTACACGCCCGAAGCCATGCGCACGTTCTGCTCCCGTATCGGCGTCTCCAAAACCAACGGCACCATCGAGCTCGGGCTCCTCGAGCACGCCGTCCGCGAGGATCTCAATAAGCGCGCCGCCCGCGTCATGGCCGTCCTGAAACCCATCAAGGTCATCATCGACAACTACCCCGAAGGGCAGGTCGAGGAGATGGAAGCCGTCAACAATCCCGAGGACGAATCCATGGGCACACGCCAGGTGCCGTTCTCCCGGGAAATTTACATTGAGCAGGATGACTTCCGCGAAGTGCCCCCCAAGGGCTACTACCGCCTCTCGCCCGGCAAGGAAGTAAGACTTCGTTACGCCTATCTAATTACGTGCACGAGCGTCTTAAAGAACCAGGCTGGAGAAGTGGTGGAAGTGCATTGCTCCTACGATCCCGCGACCCGTGGCGGCAACACCCCCGACGGGCGCAAAGTGAAATCCACCATACATTGGGTCTCCGCACCTCACGCAATCAGCGCTGAAGTGCGGATGTACGAAAATCTCTTCAGCAAGGAAGATCCCAACGACGTCGCCGAGGGCAGGGATTGGATGGACAATCTCAATCCCCACTCCCTCGAGGTCGTCACAGGCGGCAAACTCGAGCCCAGCCTGTCAGACGCCGCTCCGGGCAACCGCTACCAGTTCGAGCGCCTGGGCTACTTCTGTGCCGACACGGACAGCAAGCCCGGCAGCCTCGTGTTCAACCGGACCGTCGGACTGCGCGACTCGTGGGCCAAGATCGAGAAAGCCCAGAACCAGAAAGAGAAGGGCTCCTAG
- the gltX gene encoding glutamate--tRNA ligase, producing the protein MVRVRFAPSPTGYLHIGSARTFIFNWLFARKQKGTMILRIDDTDVERNTQASLDSIFDGLKWLGLGWDEFYRQSERGELYAKAAWAIFDKDLAYRDFTPMTAGGEDKSGDAKAAWLCNPGMRELTREESDRRANAGEPFVLRFRVPRDPERVVSFSDLVYGDQSKSTADIEDFALLRSNGGVTYHHASCVDDADLQISHIVRGQDHLSNTFKHILIFEALGVEAPRFAHLPLLTAPDGAKLSKRKHGPVVSVTTYRDAGFLPQSYINFLCLLGWNPKDNREKMSIEELVEAFTFDGVNRANAVVNFSEEDPIDPKALWLNSQHIYALSVPELAAAIAPVFTAAGYQFDEAKLLKITPLIQERIKTLNDAVGAADFFFVDELAPYDPAELTPQKGDAAMALRVLEAGRTALETAEFNHDGLDSVLRAQAAALGVKAGQMFQPIRVAVCGRKVAPPLFETLEVLGRDTCLKRIDQAVLKLK; encoded by the coding sequence ATGGTTCGAGTCCGATTCGCCCCTTCACCCACCGGGTACCTCCACATCGGAAGCGCCCGCACTTTTATCTTTAATTGGCTCTTCGCCCGCAAACAGAAGGGCACGATGATCCTGCGCATCGACGACACCGACGTCGAACGCAATACCCAAGCCTCGCTCGATTCCATCTTCGACGGTCTCAAGTGGCTCGGCCTCGGCTGGGACGAGTTCTATCGTCAGAGCGAACGCGGCGAACTCTACGCCAAAGCCGCTTGGGCCATATTCGACAAGGACTTAGCCTACCGCGACTTCACGCCGATGACCGCCGGCGGCGAGGACAAATCCGGCGACGCCAAGGCCGCCTGGCTGTGCAATCCCGGCATGCGCGAGCTCACCCGCGAGGAGTCCGACCGCCGCGCCAACGCCGGAGAACCCTTCGTCCTCCGCTTCCGCGTCCCGCGCGACCCAGAGCGCGTTGTCTCTTTCTCTGACCTCGTCTACGGCGACCAGTCCAAGTCCACCGCCGACATCGAGGACTTCGCCCTGCTGCGCTCCAACGGCGGCGTCACCTACCACCACGCCTCCTGCGTCGACGACGCCGACCTCCAGATCAGCCACATCGTCCGCGGGCAGGACCACCTCTCGAACACGTTTAAACACATCCTCATCTTCGAGGCTCTCGGCGTCGAAGCGCCGCGCTTCGCCCACCTGCCGCTGCTCACCGCCCCGGATGGAGCCAAGCTCTCCAAGCGCAAGCACGGCCCCGTGGTCTCCGTCACCACCTATCGCGACGCCGGCTTCCTGCCGCAGAGCTACATCAATTTCCTCTGCCTGCTCGGCTGGAACCCCAAGGACAATCGCGAGAAGATGTCGATCGAGGAACTAGTCGAGGCCTTCACCTTCGACGGCGTCAATCGCGCCAACGCGGTCGTCAATTTCAGCGAGGAAGACCCCATCGACCCTAAGGCGCTCTGGCTCAACTCGCAGCATATCTACGCCTTAAGCGTGCCCGAACTCGCCGCCGCCATCGCCCCGGTCTTCACGGCCGCCGGCTATCAGTTCGACGAGGCCAAGCTCCTCAAGATCACGCCGCTCATCCAGGAGCGCATCAAGACCCTCAACGACGCGGTCGGCGCGGCCGACTTCTTCTTCGTCGACGAACTCGCGCCCTACGATCCCGCCGAGTTGACGCCCCAGAAAGGCGACGCGGCCATGGCTCTGCGTGTCCTCGAAGCCGGACGCACCGCCCTCGAGACCGCCGAATTCAACCACGACGGGCTCGACTCCGTCCTGCGCGCGCAGGCCGCCGCGCTCGGCGTCAAGGCCGGCCAGATGTTTCAGCCCATCCGTGTGGCCGTCTGCGGCCGGAAGGTCGCTCCGCCCCTCTTCGAAACCCTCGAAGTGCTGGGCCGCGATACCTGTCTCAAACGCATCGATCAGGCAGTATTGAAGTTGAAGTAA
- a CDS encoding RNA polymerase sigma factor: MTDLSVMYAKYSPEVFRFALYLSGNRADAEDITSETFVRAWTAVQPLEMATVKGYLLTIARNLFLQQLRKASRARALDEDIRDPSPGPELEAERKAAYSAVMDRLQQLPELDRAALLMSAFEGVPYGDIARALGISLPAVKMKIHRARLALSQLEHPK, encoded by the coding sequence ATGACTGATCTGAGCGTTATGTATGCGAAGTATTCGCCTGAAGTCTTTCGCTTCGCTCTGTATCTTTCCGGCAACCGCGCTGACGCCGAAGATATCACCTCCGAGACGTTCGTGCGCGCCTGGACCGCGGTGCAGCCGCTCGAGATGGCCACTGTCAAGGGATACCTACTCACCATTGCCCGCAACCTCTTCCTACAGCAATTGCGCAAGGCATCCCGGGCAAGGGCGCTCGACGAGGACATCCGCGATCCTTCGCCTGGGCCCGAGTTGGAGGCCGAAAGGAAGGCAGCGTATTCGGCCGTCATGGACCGACTGCAGCAACTTCCGGAACTCGATCGCGCGGCATTGCTAATGAGCGCCTTTGAAGGCGTACCGTATGGCGACATTGCGCGGGCGCTGGGAATTTCCCTCCCCGCTGTGAAAATGAAAATCCACCGTGCGCGGCTCGCGTTGAGCCAACTGGAGCATCCCAAATGA